The DNA region GATCTGATTACCAACATTTGctttgttgggatctagcgcactAAACACGCAGAAGCGCAATGaaaaaattactagatcctcttatccggcggatccatgcgaagggaagaaatcaTTTCGTAAAAcaatctatgctaagctacatgataggattatacctttgttgtgtgcccttcgcaatcccgacagcaacctttctttagatgcagatctcagTAAGTTCAAGCAtctgcgcctctatggtatccacacgaacaagccttgtctttgcttgtcttacaaacaaagcaagatggagaagaaatcacaaggttgtgctagcaaccacaatggtgatttcggccaagagggggaaggaggaagaagaagaatgtcaAAGGTCTCAACACATCAAAACTCTTAAAAACCtctgaaaaatatcatccaaaatgatatttataaccatcccatggtataccaagagtctccaccctttcatcttctaatctaatcgttcaaaattaaccattcaatccaatggttcaattttgaccattcaacttccttggtgaactcaagttcacccaatgagtccaacccattgattctcaagcaactcgactcaatccaacaattgaatccctttgagtctaactcaatgagtcaaatttggattacacttaatccaatgattcatcacatgaatccatctccatatcaatttattctttgtgtgtgaccctataggttcgcgtaacgttggcaatgtacccaaatcaacatttgcgatacataaacaatgagtggcatcagcaaggcatcattgctacccaagagacgagaaagtcgagatccgacctaacctgtccgtggctattatcttgtatgacttggtctttctatccttgatatctagattgatcaatgaggcatagaccgtgtcatcctcttatcaatctttgtgtttcttgatctccaagtagacacacttatcaaataacctcaatatctcatattgactcatttacgcatggtcatgctttcttgcgtcctactaatcaaggggtccacagatatcgcttccgtcatatggaagggatagatcacatctacatcactcacttccctccgcataatttattacatacccagtaatcgactttatagtccatcctgttacgggtgatgtttgacgataccaaagtatacaactccttatgtagggaaccgtagtgacttcgggtctaaggactattcataccaatagccacatgagaatgtttatgacactcatacgacgatccatgaaacattctcatggcgggtcattcagtatatattctctaatatatacccatatgtcaatctgatatctcatgttcatgacttgtgagatcaagtcatccattgATCTATATGttagtctcaacgtattaatattgtccttgtatattaatgctcgactaggaataattaagagtagtgttctctacaatatctcactatcaattcaaccaattgatatactatagataagaacctactactcaaggacattattatgctTATTCAATTGgtactaaattgaaataaatataataatcaactttaccttttattagtaatgatatatgatacaaaataaatcctttacaatcatctcataattggtactaagaCTAATACTAACATGTTTCCCTCCACATTTTTTTTTGACACACAGGATCGTTCAATGCCCTCTGCTCCTAGTACAAAAATCCTCATACAGTCAATATTAAAATCACCTACTCAGTACACCGTCTTCTCCGATTTTAAATAGAATCAGATAAGATTATGAATTGCTGATTTAAGGAGAGTCGCATCAATACAATGATATTTGATATGGATTTTAGTTTTTATACAAGAACATGTGTCAGATTGTTCATAGCTTGGCTTTGTCGTCGGCCTTTGATCATTCCTTACCACTGCCAACTCAAGGGGCCATGGGAGGATTGGATCTTTCAAACACAATAAGATACTTCTATAAACCTCGCTCGCCGCCCCCGACACGTTTTCATCTGAGCGAAGTCTTGGCAAAAATCATTCGACAAGCTGATTCGATATCTATCCCACACGAAATTTGTCGCTAGGTTTAGTAGGGATGATAGGATTAGGATTAGATTGATTATGATAGAATTGAGGATAAGATTAATAACACTCCCCATGCCTAGGTATTATGAATCTCACCCCTAATCAACTCTAATCCTACCCCTAATCAACTCTACCAAATGACATATTAATAACTTTTTGAAAACAAAATCCTAATCAATCATTCCTACCAAACGGAGCCTAAGTAAACAGTGGATTGAACTTTCTACCATCTCCAGCTTCTCAAAGAAGTGAAAAAATTATTTATAGTACTTAACAGGCAATCAACTTTAGTATTAACATTAAAATAGATCCTACCGACaagtaaaaaataaagaaaataagtcACTCCGACTTCTTAGTATCGGTGTAGTCAGAAGTTGCTGACGGCATGAAGATTGGTGAGTACTTGTGATACTGGATAATCGTGAGCAGCACAAATGTGTTTGCCGCCAAGAACAACAAACTTGCTACCCATAACTGTATGAAGACATTCCTTCCCTTGAACTCTAGTAGGTATGCCCACATCAGCCAGTGCATTTGAGATGTCATCCACACGGTTATGCATATAAAACCTTTCCACTTCATTTTCATGCTGGTCCAGGGAAGAATCAGAGGCAGAAGACAGAAGAACCAAACAAAATACTGTGCAGTTATAACCTGTGAGATTTTATCAACAAAATATTGTGCAATTTATTGACTTGAACGAGGTACCTATGGTAGCGATCAACAATCGTGATATCAAAAACTAAAGAAAGCAGAGTGCGCACCTTGTTGAAAGCTACAAATGCCACTGTCTGCACAAAAAGACAGAACGAAAGATCATCTGCAAAAGAGAAGATAAGAACAAGTTGCACCATCAATTGAGGTAGAAAGGATGCAAGCTTCTCATAAATTGAGAATCCCAATTGGTGATGGAGATAGACATGATAGAAGTATATGGAGAAGTTGTGCCGTGGGTCTGTCCTTGTGAGGTGATATAGTAGTGCTTCATTTAAAAATTCTGATCCATAAAGATAGAAGAAGCCAATAGTTAAGAGGAAAAATATGGTTGCCGAAAGCAACCCAAATGCTATAGTATTCCATGATAGAATGCCTCCCAGAAAAAGCCACATAGAACTCCAGCAATTTGATGCTTTTGAAGAAGCTCTTGTATTGCAATATGACATATGTTGTTGCAAGCTCCATTGTGTAAGGTTTCGCTTTCTGGAAGAATCTATACCTTGTTTGCTCAGAACTATGATCAATGGAAGAGAATATATAATGGGATATATTCTGAAATGAACAATAAGCCCATACCAGAATGCTGCCTGAATTACTTTACCTGTCATTAAAACAGAAAGATATTGGTGTAAAATATGTCAACTAACATACCAAGTGTAAAATCAGTAAATATTCACTAACAGCTgtttgtttgcttgtttgttttTTCTAAAATATAAACTAAAACCTGTTGCAGTATCAAATCAACAAGTTTTAGTTTGTCAACTAAGATACCAAGTGTAAAATCAGTAAATATTCACTAACACCTGTTTTTTTTGTCTAAAATATAAACTAAATCTGTTGTGGTATCAAATCAACAGGTTTTAGTTTATATTGGTCAGGTTTTACCCAATTTGTTCTACTTGTTAGAAATCATATGGAGGCAAGCAAAAAAAATTAATCACATGGTTATAGTATCATACTAAAAATCCCAACAAATTGAAGCCAAGTATTTCTGCAGGAGAAAATGCATATCAAGATAGACAGCACTTACACCATTCATAACACACAAAATGATCCATAAGATCACGGCACAAACAATGGGTTCACAGTTTCCCCTTGTACCAATGGTGAAAGTGAATGGATTGAAGAGCCATGCTGCAACTGACCAAAGTCGCAGATTCTCTGGCACACCACGCAGCTTACAAATAGCATCAACAAACAACCCCACAAGCAAATCTGAGAAAAGAAAAGGTCAAGTAATTGATGTATCAACATTTTACATTTGCAGCATCTGAAGaaacgtttaaaaaaaaaaaaaaaaaaaaaaaggaggcagcccggtgcatgaagctcccacAATACGGGGtaccggggaaggatccattgtacgcagctttACTCTGCttttttttgcaagagactgtttccaggattcgaacccgtgaccttttagtcacatgacaacaactttaccgttacgccaaggctccccttctagcATTTGAAGAAACATCTTAGTACAAATTCAACATCATTGGCTTTATCATCAAACGTTACAAAACTACTCAGAAAAAAGGACACAAGTTGAGGAATGTGAAGATACAAGGTTAAATTAACTTTATAGCTTCTATTCAGATGCAGACAACAAAAAAGTTGATAGTCCGTGCTAATGCTGATTGTTTCTCATCCATGTGTTTCCTTAATCTAAGCCAGTTTTGACAGTACAACATCTGTTCCGCCCATGTTTTTCCTTAATCTAAGCCAATTTTGACAAAACAAGATCTTTAGCTATCAAGAAAAGTTGAGCAACAAGAAAAATAATGTAGAACCAGAACCAAATCTATACTACGCCCTTAAGTTTCCACAAGCGAACAAATATTTAGCAAGATAGTTGGTTCCCAACATACATGAGCGAACATAATGAAATAGGTCGGAGAACCTAGAAACCTTATTAGATTAAGAATTAGTCATGGAGAAGGAAGAAACTATTTTTCTCTATCTTTAAGATATCGGCAGACACCAGGAAATTACAGAAACAAAGTCGCAAATTACACTCTAGGGCCAAATGCGTGTTGACAATATATAAGCCAAAATTGCATTTTGTCCACTTTACAAACAGGTAAAAAAACGAAGGATAAAAGCAATAACAGGATCCGGTACAAGAACACCTCATTCTCCATGTTCACTGAAGAAATATAAACAACCTTACCAATTACCAAGCAAATAAGACTAAGAGACGGTATCATTGGGTAAAAAAGCCAACAAAATTTCGCCTTTCTTACATACCAGCGGCTGAAAAGAGGATCTTTCCCCAAGATGGATGGATGAAGGAATTGGGGACGAGTAAGAAAGCCAGAAGGGGCGAATAGCGGTACGTAGAGCGCTCAAACGGCGACCTTCCGGCTGCGACCAAGGCAGCTGCATCGGAAAAAACGAGATAGTCGACGTCGGTGTACCGGACCTCCATGTGTGCGTCCTGCCACTCACCGTAGGCCACCAGGAGCAACCGTAGAACTGCAGACGACAACATCAAACTGCGTAGCTTGATCCATTCCATTGCCCGTTCCCTCTCGACGTGCCAATTCCCGATCTCAAATCTCGCCTTCGGGCACcctaatctctctctctctctctctctctctctctctcccaaaGCTTCCACTGTGGCTCCCACGAAGAGCCTGAGTCGCAAGAAAATAATGGGCCTCTGAATTTGAGCCTATTACATTGGGCCTATTAAGTTAATCTTTCACCTCTGTAAACTAAATATTAAATTTGAGTAAATATTATTAAGAAAAAGGTACAGTAAAACTTCACTATTTAAatattaaactaaatctaaattaCTACCCCTTTTCTTTCCTTTGGTGCAACCTCTCAAGCATCGTTTAGATTTGGCTGGTCAAATTGATTCGTCCCACAAAAAATGTTAGCAGATAAGGTTAAAAAGTCATTAACTCATTTAAAGGTGGATCCAAGTAGACTGATCCACCTAGGCCCACAATCTATGTAGATCAATTCGTGATAGGCTTATGTTGGTCCATgagttaagaaaaaaaatcttcaaaacttaaatttaatggGCTTGTAAGTTTGGTCTACTTGATCTGTAAcccaaacttaaaaattttaattttttctatatatatttttatttttttgataaacttATGGATTAACCCGCCTAACTCGCAATCCGCTTTGAGTTGAGTTGAGTTGAGGGTTTACCAACCCACCAAGATGACAGGTCGGTCCACTCTGCCCCGCTAAATAGTCGGTCTACCACAGGCCGCCCTGCCCCGCCACGGGCCGGTCTGTATGACCGTTCTATTTAGTGTTGGAGTAGGGAACATCAGATAATCAAAcgattttgataatgacaaataatcaaagttaaatttatttgtgatctaacgagATTAATCAAGTGTGCAAGTAGCTCAATCAGAAGGTTCTAGTAAAACTAGACAAGTAAAAGTTCTAGTAATACTAGATAGTTGACGGTGCTAGTAGGTCAGCTGGATCAGAtattaggcaaagtggaagtcttgACAGAATAAGGACGCCAAGCGGGAAATctatgttggaggatcggtggccggcttgaaggggggttggatagacggcacccccaaatcgctcgcttctacgtatttgttagtgcgtaacggaaatacaaactaatacaaacaaatagaaagctaaacactaaatacaagaatggaaatgcaaaccgctaacacgttcgtttacgtggttcggagataacttgctcctactccatggcgtgtccgtaaggtggacgatccctcaatccgtcggtggattagtccccggcaaactccggctagctcaacctccttgtgggtggagaaacctcaccacaacactcaccaacaacacttggacacaagggaaccttgagcactttggtgactactaattaggctttaaccaagtctaatttcgtcagcttgaccggccataccaagctccttcttatagagcttgggcaAATCAgccctgatttgcccgttaccagtcgactggtccttgcatcaactggtccatacaccagtcgactgctacagtacgctacagtaactgctacagtgcgctacagtgcgctacagtaccgctacagtaaaaccctaaaactaggattttactccgagtacaatctctcatgcactcgtaccctcacgactcatttgactcttctttgcagccttgacctcttgccttcaagcctacttcctttggctctcgtccctcggatgcatccaagcccgcggctcgtccccaatgtcatccttcgcgtatgcctcgaagtcgcttccctcggcccttgtccttgctgccttgtccacggtccctcggatgctccatccttcaccggacccgaagccgtcaacctgagtcacatgtgtcacctgcagtcctgcacaactcaagtacacatatcaaataacgagggtaaacctaacttaaaccctttgcccaaacaccaaaacacatggtcccacggaccattgggattgctccaacaatctagACTGGTTAGTGGGTCGGATGTCTAGCAAGTCGATGGTAAATATGTTACCATTTCTTGGATTTTTGTAAGGAATGATAAACATGTTACCGTTCCTCAAATTTTTGTAAAATCGAACATTTGCTTTCAAATCGTTGTTCGAAGGAAAAAGCTTTTAGTAAAATTATCAATGACTACGGACCTTAGACTAGTAGCACAgactgtgaaccaagtaaaaataaatatGTTCCTTTGATTGTGTTTTGTTTCCGTTGCATACTTTCGAAAAATGGGAATTAGCGACACacactattcacccctctagcacttttttcgatcttacaattggtataGAGCAAGGCCACTATGAATTGATGCAACCACCGTTTAAGAATTTTTTATTcgctttatttttttttggtttgtttattatctTGTTTCAaactctactaatccaagacaaattCTTAGCACATTCTTTCTCATCTTTTTGCAAgagttatttgttttttttatgacccgtcaagaaggttatagcacggCTCAACTGCCTCACTTCTCTGGTGATGATTTTGGCTATTGGAACGGTCGAATGGAGTACCACTTGAAGATCTAAGTGGAAATATGAATTGTGATCTAAATAAGATTCACGCTCCCCGCCATTGAAGGAGTACCACTCACTTGTGACAAATGGGGCAATGCCACTAAAAGATACATTGAGACCAATGCTAAAGCTACTCAATTCTATAATTCAGCTTGACCAATGAGGAACTAAACAAAGTCAAACCATTCAACAACATAAAATATCTTTGGGATAAGCTAATCGAGCTTTACAAAGGAACCTTCAATACTAAAGTATATAAAAGAGATTTGTttctaaataaattgtataatatcaaaatgcaaAATGGAGAATCAACAAATCAACTCCACGCTTGAATCCAAGATCTACTTAGCGACCTACACTTAATCAAATAGCCTATCAAAAAATGTGACATAATTGTTAGAATACTTTGGGACTTAGAGGGGGAGTGATCAACTCCAATCGCTTTATTACTGATGATTTACAGTTGAAACTTGATGCAATGCTAATATcattgattttacttggtatccacctccttgaggtgactaatccaaggttcCACTCTCCTCACGATCTCATCCACTATAAAATTACTCCTTGAAAACAAtctagaggcggagaagcctcgtacaagctcacaacaagaataaaaaaaaaaaaataatgcacAATACAATGAAAATCTTGCTTGCTTAATCCGTTAttgcttgtagatgcctcttgaaGCTTGGAAAGTGCAATACCACTTGCTCAAGAACGGGCGAAGAGTGTATGTGAAGAATCTTCGTTTGAAATTTCCACGAAAACCTTTTTCTAGGGTTCTTCGATGCCTCTCAATCGATTAGCATTTTTGTtaagtatgaaaaaaaaaaaaacta from Zingiber officinale cultivar Zhangliang chromosome 4B, Zo_v1.1, whole genome shotgun sequence includes:
- the LOC121974616 gene encoding GPI mannosyltransferase 1-like, which translates into the protein MEWIKLRSLMLSSAVLRLLLVAYGEWQDAHMEVRYTDVDYLVFSDAAALVAAGRSPFERSTYRYSPLLAFLLVPNSFIHPSWGKILFSAADLLVGLFVDAICKLRGVPENLRLWSVAAWLFNPFTFTIGTRGNCEPIVCAVILWIILCVMNGKVIQAAFWYGLIVHFRIYPIIYSLPLIIVLSKQGIDSSRKRNLTQWSLQQHMSYCNTRASSKASNCWSSMWLFLGGILSWNTIAFGLLSATIFFLLTIGFFYLYGSEFLNEALLYHLTRTDPRHNFSIYFYHVYLHHQLGFSIYEKLASFLPQLMVQLVLIFSFADDLSFCLFVQTVAFVAFNKVITAQYFVWFFCLLPLILPWTSMKMKWKGFICITVWMTSQMHWLMWAYLLEFKGRNVFIQLWVASLLFLAANTFVLLTIIQYHKYSPIFMPSATSDYTDTKKSE